From Methanospirillum lacunae, one genomic window encodes:
- a CDS encoding response regulator, whose product MAIQVLYVDDEIPHLMLAQEYLGHSGKVDLTCVSSGREAIEALSKNSFQVIVSDYMMQDMDGVALLKYIRQNYGNIPFLLFTGKGKEEVVIEALNHGADYYIRKGNDPFEQFAVLEQRIIQVADRKDVQEELAAREELYHSVLAVQSELIVDFLPDLTIIRSNEQFSALNHGAPTDMIGRKFLSDLSLEDQEELSGAIHLLTPDSSNVDLQQTFTSPDGRDLTFSWHIEGVFSTEGQLVSCKATGRDISQESEARADIKEYEERYQEKATDLPRDMGDFDENVPLNFIIENTRPAGSWTLPELIKQARSLKMNGIASSTGQDGHRAFLIFLNGEPDGGIYIDRTGVLYGDKSTLFLRDSHQFTFYPTAPEIATRFITGCRIYDKSHIKVPNVYAIPEIPSVRKGIGNITLDLRKGGRSMPGIRVTIKSEGKIVGNDITSATGQTSFQLLYGDYTGVVLTENGTLHNFTFKVNTPESSHVVELA is encoded by the coding sequence ATGGCAATTCAGGTCCTGTATGTAGACGATGAGATCCCTCACCTGATGCTGGCACAAGAGTACCTCGGCCACTCTGGAAAAGTTGATCTCACGTGTGTCAGTTCAGGACGGGAAGCAATAGAAGCTCTTTCAAAGAACTCATTCCAGGTCATAGTATCAGACTACATGATGCAGGACATGGATGGGGTAGCCCTTTTAAAATATATCAGACAGAATTACGGAAACATTCCGTTCCTTCTCTTCACAGGAAAAGGGAAGGAAGAGGTCGTCATCGAGGCCCTCAATCACGGGGCTGATTATTATATCAGGAAAGGGAATGATCCCTTCGAACAGTTTGCTGTTCTTGAGCAACGAATCATCCAGGTCGCAGATCGTAAAGATGTACAGGAAGAACTGGCCGCGAGAGAAGAACTCTATCACTCTGTCCTTGCAGTCCAGAGTGAACTTATCGTTGACTTTCTGCCTGATCTCACAATAATTCGTTCAAACGAGCAATTCTCCGCCCTCAATCATGGGGCTCCAACAGATATGATAGGTAGAAAATTCCTGTCTGATCTTTCCCTCGAAGATCAGGAGGAACTCAGTGGAGCTATACATCTTCTCACCCCTGATTCATCAAATGTAGACCTGCAACAGACCTTCACATCACCGGATGGGAGAGATCTTACTTTTTCATGGCACATTGAGGGGGTCTTCTCAACAGAAGGACAACTCGTGAGTTGCAAAGCAACCGGACGGGATATCAGCCAGGAGAGCGAGGCACGAGCTGATATTAAAGAATACGAAGAGCGGTACCAGGAGAAGGCCACAGATCTGCCCAGAGACATGGGTGATTTTGACGAGAATGTTCCGCTCAACTTTATTATTGAAAATACACGTCCAGCAGGATCATGGACTCTGCCTGAACTTATTAAACAAGCACGTTCCTTAAAAATGAATGGAATTGCTTCGTCAACAGGCCAGGACGGTCATCGGGCCTTTTTGATATTCCTGAATGGTGAACCAGATGGAGGGATATATATCGATCGAACCGGTGTCCTGTATGGCGATAAAAGTACCCTCTTCCTCAGGGATAGCCACCAATTTACATTCTATCCGACTGCTCCCGAGATTGCTACCCGCTTTATCACTGGCTGCCGTATATATGACAAAAGCCACATCAAGGTTCCCAATGTCTATGCCATACCCGAGATCCCATCAGTCAGAAAAGGAATAGGCAATATTACGTTGGATCTTCGCAAAGGTGGAAGATCCATGCCAGGGATACGTGTCACAATAAAAAGTGAGGGAAAAATAGTTGGTAACGATATCACCTCGGCTACAGGGCAGACCAGTTTTCAGTTATTATACGGTGATTATACAGGAGTAGTTCTCACTGAAAATGGAACCCTCCACAACTTCACTTTCAAGGTAAACACACCTGAGTCGTCCCACGTGGTAGAACTGGCCTGA
- a CDS encoding CHASE4 domain-containing protein has protein sequence MRLYAQTILIIGISILAIAVILIVTFEFTVMGSLSGLEQQYASEDLHRAENSLYGEESRLSTISQDWGIWDDTYEYMVSGNPEYISSNLVQSSLRGMKLYSITLYNLNNTLVNGICISQNNTTDPIPEYINKLLQTYPILSASPDGIQGIIVDNQTPFAVASHPILNSMMQGPSRGTIVILSRLDNDKINELSQNLLQNISVTLVSDTNLESFSRASQEKSTNNAYEAVISDIEGQPVLCIQITKREDLNRGGIYSRIFLIASLLLLTIIFMYLASWLINRIIISPLQDLNRDLINIGNSGLLSGRIKTKRDDEISDLAGSINNMISSLEQAQQERISSEHRLSRLVELVEEGICLIGPDNLIWFSNPALAEIFETTSYELTGKRLDSLFSQHNPEDKSTIEQTPIMQPGHHEIHTRTKNGKDIWVRIALASYPLETGKQGYLCVITDISQYRSAERELLLSNKKLSLLGSMTRHDIVNQLTTIRGMLGLIRRKNIDTSLTQLISSAEEASEKINKHIEFSKEYQKAGIEKPRWQDIQTVWNLAYAMSRRKGLIFSVTGENYEIYADQLLQKVFYNLIENSLKHGKDVFYITVTTRRYNSDLLIVYVDDGGGVPETMKERIFERGVGTGTGWGLFFAKEVLGLTGMGIKESGTYGIGAEFIITVPEGVFRPLQDIDQSDSNPEDNPGNEEHYN, from the coding sequence ATGCGACTCTATGCACAAACAATTCTCATTATCGGGATTTCAATACTTGCGATTGCCGTAATTTTAATTGTAACATTTGAATTCACTGTGATGGGGAGTCTATCAGGTCTGGAACAACAGTATGCATCAGAGGACCTGCACAGGGCTGAGAACTCATTATACGGAGAAGAATCTCGTCTTTCCACAATATCTCAGGATTGGGGGATATGGGATGACACATATGAATATATGGTTTCGGGAAATCCTGAATACATCTCCTCAAACCTTGTCCAATCTTCACTCAGGGGTATGAAACTTTATTCGATTACATTATACAATCTTAATAACACCCTAGTTAATGGGATCTGTATTTCCCAGAACAATACTACAGATCCAATCCCTGAATACATAAACAAACTCCTGCAGACATATCCTATTCTTTCTGCATCACCAGATGGGATCCAGGGGATCATAGTAGATAACCAGACTCCATTTGCGGTTGCTTCACATCCAATTTTAAATTCGATGATGCAGGGGCCTTCCCGGGGAACGATAGTTATACTTAGTCGCCTGGATAATGACAAGATAAACGAACTGTCGCAAAACCTTCTTCAGAACATTTCGGTCACCCTGGTTTCAGATACAAATTTAGAATCTTTCTCTCGTGCATCTCAGGAAAAAAGTACTAATAATGCCTATGAGGCTGTTATTTCTGATATTGAAGGGCAGCCAGTTCTCTGTATCCAGATTACCAAGCGAGAGGATTTGAATAGAGGAGGTATATACTCACGGATTTTTCTGATTGCATCGTTGCTTCTTCTGACAATTATCTTTATGTACCTCGCATCATGGCTAATAAACCGCATCATCATATCACCACTTCAGGATCTTAACCGGGACCTCATTAATATTGGTAACTCAGGTCTACTTTCAGGCCGAATCAAGACAAAGAGAGATGATGAAATCAGTGATCTTGCTGGTTCTATCAACAATATGATTAGTTCTCTAGAACAGGCACAACAGGAGAGAATCTCCTCAGAACACCGGCTTTCCCGCCTGGTAGAACTAGTTGAGGAGGGGATATGTCTGATTGGACCTGATAATCTGATCTGGTTTTCAAATCCTGCTTTGGCAGAAATTTTTGAAACTACCTCCTACGAACTGACCGGAAAACGACTCGACTCACTCTTCTCTCAACACAATCCGGAAGATAAGAGCACGATTGAACAAACCCCGATAATGCAACCCGGGCACCATGAGATACATACCCGGACTAAAAATGGAAAAGATATTTGGGTAAGAATTGCATTGGCATCCTATCCCCTTGAAACAGGAAAACAGGGTTATCTCTGTGTAATTACTGACATCTCCCAGTATCGGAGTGCAGAGCGTGAACTCCTCCTCTCCAACAAGAAACTCTCACTTCTCGGGAGTATGACCAGACACGATATTGTAAACCAACTCACAACAATCAGGGGAATGCTCGGACTCATCAGACGTAAAAACATTGATACATCGCTTACCCAACTTATCAGTAGTGCTGAAGAAGCCTCTGAAAAGATCAACAAACACATCGAATTCTCCAAAGAATATCAGAAAGCTGGTATCGAAAAGCCACGATGGCAGGACATCCAAACGGTGTGGAATCTTGCATATGCCATGTCCCGTCGTAAAGGGCTTATATTCTCTGTTACAGGGGAGAACTATGAGATCTATGCTGACCAGCTCCTTCAGAAGGTCTTTTACAACCTCATCGAAAATAGTCTGAAACATGGAAAAGACGTCTTTTACATCACTGTTACAACTCGACGGTATAACTCAGATCTTCTCATCGTCTATGTTGATGATGGAGGGGGTGTTCCGGAAACTATGAAAGAACGGATCTTTGAGAGAGGTGTTGGAACCGGAACAGGATGGGGCCTTTTTTTTGCAAAGGAGGTTCTCGGACTCACTGGAATGGGTATCAAAGAATCTGGTACCTACGGCATAGGTGCTGAATTTATTATTACGGTACCAGAGGGGGTTTTTAGACCTTTGCAGGATATTGATCAATCAGACAGCAACCCTGAAGACAATCCAGGCAATGAGGAGCATTATAACTGA
- a CDS encoding type II secretion system F family protein gives MRLFDRFKKKDEVILSPDDEAAKKILDKIELHRQYSKGNLRIIRHPFRTLTEKPVNILFASVPLGIIVFIIGFSMAIQKDGIISLLKNSFIDDVIVITLLIILIPLVVLDLRESRRIRSIEIALPNFFRDLAGMHESGMTLQGAVHLVSMSEYGALTPHIKQMDQRISWNFPFIDAIRAMGEEIPIPLVRRSVDLIARASEAGGDIVEVLRAAAKDSFEYVTQNTDRRNNMFIYVIIVLASFGVFLFVMLILVSSFLKTMADLGTTTGASSAPGFNLGGFDLALYIRIFSHGAMFQGFFSGLVAGVMGEGRVTAGLKYSVIMLLIAWIVFRVAV, from the coding sequence ATGAGACTCTTTGATCGGTTCAAAAAGAAGGATGAAGTAATACTCAGCCCTGATGATGAGGCGGCAAAGAAGATCCTTGATAAGATAGAACTCCACAGGCAGTATTCCAAAGGGAACCTCCGGATTATCAGACATCCCTTTCGGACCCTTACCGAAAAACCTGTTAATATCCTTTTTGCATCTGTCCCCCTTGGTATTATCGTCTTTATCATCGGGTTTTCAATGGCAATCCAGAAAGATGGGATTATATCGCTGCTCAAGAATTCTTTTATTGACGATGTCATTGTGATTACACTGCTGATCATTCTCATACCGCTGGTTGTTCTGGATCTACGAGAATCTCGGAGAATCAGAAGTATCGAGATTGCACTCCCGAACTTCTTCCGGGATCTTGCAGGAATGCATGAGAGTGGAATGACTCTTCAGGGTGCAGTCCACCTTGTTTCAATGAGTGAGTATGGCGCCCTCACTCCTCATATCAAACAGATGGATCAACGAATATCCTGGAATTTCCCTTTTATTGATGCAATTCGTGCGATGGGAGAAGAGATCCCTATCCCACTTGTCCGCAGAAGTGTGGATCTCATTGCCAGGGCGAGTGAAGCCGGTGGTGATATTGTTGAGGTGCTTAGAGCTGCAGCAAAGGACTCGTTTGAGTATGTAACACAAAATACAGACCGGCGAAATAACATGTTCATCTATGTGATCATCGTTCTTGCTTCGTTCGGTGTGTTCCTTTTTGTGATGCTCATTCTCGTTTCATCATTTTTGAAGACCATGGCGGATCTTGGGACGACAACCGGTGCTTCATCAGCACCCGGATTTAATCTCGGTGGTTTTGATCTCGCTCTCTATATTAGGATATTTTCACACGGTGCCATGTTCCAGGGTTTTTTTTCAGGGTTGGTTGCTGGTGTAATGGGTGAAGGACGGGTCACAGCGGGTCTCAAGTATTCAGTTATAATGCTCCTCATTGCCTGGATTGTCTTCAGGGTTGCTGTCTGA